GATTCGGGTATTATATTTCTCCTCAGGTTATATCTGTATTTCTTTTAGCTCATCGCTTTGATTTTAATTTTACCGGCATACTTTCTTTATTTACGAGGTGTTTTTCATCATAATCATACTATTTCAATCACCAATGATCCAATTATCAGGGGTTCATATTATTATTTCTCAAAACGAAATTTATAGGATACACTCTCTGCATAGCTTGGGTGTAAAGAGATACAATGAACCGGAAAATTGTTGCTGGAGTTGTAGTTGTAGTTGTCCTCGCCTTTGCCGCGGTATTTTCCGCCGCATGCATCGTGCCCGGGTCTGACAATGAACTGGAAGTGAAGTATGCAGAACAGATGGATGCAGTCGTTTCCCTTGCCGACTCCATGACAAAAAATCAACTCACATACATGGATCTGATCATCCCCGGAGCCAGACTGATCGCAAGTGATCCTGACAACATGACGCAGACAACTGCCATTCTCTCAGATCTCTACTCATCCATTCCCACCTTCACTATTGTAGCTTTTTCAAACGAGACCGGTCATGTGGCCGCTGTTTTTCCAACAAACTATCGCGACACGGTGATTGGAAACTGGTCTGAACACCTGAACCGGTACAATACAACAAAATCCCCCGCATTTGATATATTCAATGTAAGAGATCATTCCGTGCCCGGAATTGTGTCCCCCTGCATTTCTGACAACGGCACAACCATCGGGTACATTATCTCCATGATTGACCCAACCTATCTCTTTGGCGAAGTAGCGGCGAAGTACGAGAATGCCTCATCCTGGCGGTACTGGGTGGTCGAGGATGATGGTCTGATCCTCTATACCGAGTATCCGAAATTGTACGGCAAAAATATGCGCAGCCTCGACACCCCTGACAGAGCAGGACTGTACCGCGTGTTTGAACTTGCTCGTGAAAATAAATCAGGTTCTGCTGTCTACACCGGTTACAGCTACAGTGATCTGAAACTCATGGACTATTTTGTAACCTGGGACACGGTCCCAATTGATGAGACCGGCGATCATAAGCACCTTGTTATGATTACTGCCAAACTGAACGGGAGACAGAACCAGGTCCGGCCGGTGTCGTCCACTGATCAGACGCTGGAAGAGTTTGTCCACTCAGCGCTGATATTTGCAAATGATGTCGGAAAAGATGCAGCTCTTGCGGAGTTCTCCCGCCCGGACGGACAGTTCACCACAAAAGAGTACAGTGTCTTCGCCTTTGATCGGAACAAAACCCTGCTTGCCGATGCCTACACCTACAATATCATCGGAAATTCTCTCAGCTATGTTGTTGACAGCAACGGAGTTGAAGCAGGAGATCTCATCCACAGGCGGGCGATGCAGGGAGGAGGATATGTTCTGTATCTGTATCCGAATCCTGCAGAAAATATGACCGAACAGCTGAAACTGAGTTATATTGTTCAGGCCGACGACGACTGGTACATCGCAGCAGGTGTCTTCATAGACGACTCCAACCTGCACGTTCCAGCCGAGGTCAGGGAAAATGTCACCAGTTATCTCAGGTCTGTGCAGAAGTATGCCGGATCAGTCGATAAAGATACGGCGGTCGCAACTCTCAATGATCCAAACGGTCCCTATGCTCCGGAGGATCTGCGATTTTTTGCCATGGATTATCATGGAACCATTCTCGCAGACCCCCAGTATCCGGAGTTTGTCGGAGAAAATTATCTGGGTATGACAGATGTCTTTGGAAGCTCCATCACCAGAGACGCGATCATTCTTGCAAAAGAGGGAGGCGGCAAACAGTATGTCTACTCCCCCAAAGAGAGAGATGAAGAAGGGTCTGAACTCAGGCTGGAGTATGTTCTCCCTGCCGGAGATGACTGGCTGATTCTTGGTGCGGTTACAATAGAATAACTTCTCTTTTACTGATGTTTTCCATGAAATTCTGTCTCCCACGGAAAAGCGGACCACACGGAGCTTCACAGAAAATAAAATATCACGGAGCAGACGAGAACATCACAGAAATAGATTATTTTAAAATTCCGTGTTGTTCACGTCTGCTCCGTGAAGTTTCCGTGTTTTCCGTTTTTCCGTGGGCGGAGCTACGATCAATGCCGAACACTGTTTGCCAATAAACGAATGTATGGGCAAAGCCCATTTTACTGTTTTTCCACACCGCGGAGATAGTGCGCAGCGGTCACGCCGCCGGATGCTATTTCTTTGATCTGTTCCTTGAGATCTTTTGGATTTTCCCCTTCAAGCACAGCGGTGTAGGCTGCCGTCATTCTTCTGATGTACTCAGGTGATCTGCCGCGGGCGTCGATTGAGATGACGTCCACTCCTGCTGCGGCAAGTCTTCCAACATGATCGATCAGACATATCTCTGCTGCGTTCAGAATATGGCCGCGGCAGTCTGCATCGGTCCGCACGCGGAAAATGCGGCCGGTACTGTCCTTCAGCGCCCATGACTGGTTGCAGCTCCGGCATCCGAGAGCGGTTGCAGGGATACAGTTCTGGGTAACCATCACCTCAAGGTTGCCCTGAACGATCACTTCGGTCCTGGGCGGGTGAGAGTATGCGGCAAGATGTTCAATGAGGGTTTTGATCTGTTTGCCGGAAAGCTCAGGCGACAGGCAGAGCTGTCGGCAGGTTTTGCCGTACACCATTGCGGCACGGGCATTGGTGATGTTGAGTCCGGCACCGCCGTACTTGGGTATCCCTTTGATCTCTTCGGCAATACCGATGCCGTCGACCATGACCCCTGCGGCTGATGCAGGAATTTTTGCCAGAGCTTTTGCCAGCTGTTCCTCGTGAAGGATTCGCGGAAGTTTGTAGATGATCGCATGATCATAGATCTCGTCAAAACCTTCGTAGACAACCTGCGCAGCCCCCGCTGAACACGCGGTCTTTGCGCCGACAACGCTGTCGGTGTATACCTGAAGAATCGGTGTTGTCTTTGAAACTGCCGCGGTTCCTTTGTCGGTGAACGGCCGGTGGTCGCGAACCTGCGGTGTTGCAAGCAGACTCTCGCATGCGGCAAGGTATCTTCTGCGAAGATCGTTGATTGCTCCCATCGGCAGGAACTTTGACCCGTCATAGTTCATCGCAATACTGCGGATGACAAACGGTGTGCCGCCGGTCTTCTCCAATTGTTGCGCAAGCGCGTCGGCCGTGACCGGCCGCGTCTGTGCATCCTGCATCGGAGTTTCGCTGACCGCAGCAGCCCCGTGGCCGATGATCGCGAGATGTCCTTCGTCATTGATGCCGACCGTGATGTCGAGCGGGATTCGTCCCTGCCGCTGGCGGGAGATGATCGCGGCTGCCTTTCGCTCGGTCTTCATCCGGCGGGTGATCCACAGCTCGCTGCCGACGACCACATCCTCAGGCGCCGGAATTTTGTAGGCATCGCCTTCCGGGAAAATGTACGGCTCTTTGTTTAAGGCAAATCCTGTCTCACGGCCAGCGAACCGGAAGACAAGTCCGTCGCCGGTGTCAGGGATCGGGCCGTCGATTTTTACGATGACTTTGCC
Above is a genomic segment from Methanorbis furvi containing:
- a CDS encoding cache domain-containing protein, with protein sequence MNRKIVAGVVVVVVLAFAAVFSAACIVPGSDNELEVKYAEQMDAVVSLADSMTKNQLTYMDLIIPGARLIASDPDNMTQTTAILSDLYSSIPTFTIVAFSNETGHVAAVFPTNYRDTVIGNWSEHLNRYNTTKSPAFDIFNVRDHSVPGIVSPCISDNGTTIGYIISMIDPTYLFGEVAAKYENASSWRYWVVEDDGLILYTEYPKLYGKNMRSLDTPDRAGLYRVFELARENKSGSAVYTGYSYSDLKLMDYFVTWDTVPIDETGDHKHLVMITAKLNGRQNQVRPVSSTDQTLEEFVHSALIFANDVGKDAALAEFSRPDGQFTTKEYSVFAFDRNKTLLADAYTYNIIGNSLSYVVDSNGVEAGDLIHRRAMQGGGYVLYLYPNPAENMTEQLKLSYIVQADDDWYIAAGVFIDDSNLHVPAEVRENVTSYLRSVQKYAGSVDKDTAVATLNDPNGPYAPEDLRFFAMDYHGTILADPQYPEFVGENYLGMTDVFGSSITRDAIILAKEGGGKQYVYSPKERDEEGSELRLEYVLPAGDDWLILGAVTIE
- a CDS encoding U32 family peptidase, which gives rise to MPQVPELLAPAGSPAALRAAVAAGADAVYLGGKTFGARQYAANFSREELTDAVTYAHQNGVKIYVTVNTLADDEELEGIAEYLIFLSKIGVDAVLVQDQGVLATAREVAPNLPLHASTQMTIHNTAGIRFAAEHGISRVVLARELPIEDIRVIGEVAKEYGVELEVFCHGAICYAYSGQCLFSSVIGGRSGNRGMCAQPCRKPYTLLADGDVVATQGNYPLSPRDLCLYPYLGELCDAPIAALKIEGRMKTPEYVAIVTDAYRHALDTIAAGEEFQPETEVMEDLAFAFNRGFTKGYLLGDKGPAFINTKKPDNRGVYAGVVNGIDDRRGKVIVKIDGPIPDTGDGLVFRFAGRETGFALNKEPYIFPEGDAYKIPAPEDVVVGSELWITRRMKTERKAAAIISRQRQGRIPLDITVGINDEGHLAIIGHGAAAVSETPMQDAQTRPVTADALAQQLEKTGGTPFVIRSIAMNYDGSKFLPMGAINDLRRRYLAACESLLATPQVRDHRPFTDKGTAAVSKTTPILQVYTDSVVGAKTACSAGAAQVVYEGFDEIYDHAIIYKLPRILHEEQLAKALAKIPASAAGVMVDGIGIAEEIKGIPKYGGAGLNITNARAAMVYGKTCRQLCLSPELSGKQIKTLIEHLAAYSHPPRTEVIVQGNLEVMVTQNCIPATALGCRSCNQSWALKDSTGRIFRVRTDADCRGHILNAAEICLIDHVGRLAAAGVDVISIDARGRSPEYIRRMTAAYTAVLEGENPKDLKEQIKEIASGGVTAAHYLRGVEKQ